The Oncorhynchus nerka isolate Pitt River unplaced genomic scaffold, Oner_Uvic_2.0 unplaced_scaffold_1391, whole genome shotgun sequence nucleotide sequence TGCCTTGTTGGGTATAGTTGTTACTGTACATACTTTTAGATTCTCATGCAATTAACAACTCATTCCTTGTGTgaatctaatttatttattttattgtccatttaaaaaaaatcatttcAGAAATGagtctattttttttattttttacattagaCTAGAATTGATtgcattgaaatggaattgacaccAACCCTGTAAAACATCCATGATTAAACCCCTTTttcagctgaaataaaagatcccagaaatgttccctACACACAAAAAACGTATTTGTCTCAaacgttgtgcacaaatttgttctcatccctgttagtgagcatttctcgttTGCCAAAATATTCAAtttacctgacaggtgtgacatatcaagaagctgatttaacggCATGATCatgacacaggtgcaccttgtgctggggacaataaaaggccacctattgccctcccaggcccacccatggctgtgcccctgcccagtcatgtgaaatccatagattagggcgtaatttgtttattttaattgactggtTTCCTTTTATAAACTGTAACACATTTGTTTCTGATTGCAGCTTAAGTAAAATATTTTAAatggttgtgtttatatttttgttcagtatttatTGCACTGCCACATATCTTTCTGATTGCAGCTTCCTTGTGGGGAATATTAATATTCTAGGATGTTATTCACAAATGGATATTCAGGTATACTAAAtctatcttaaggccatcagactgctaaacagcaatccctaactcagagaggctgctgccgacattgagacccaatcactggccactttaataaatggatcaatagtcactttaaacaatgccacattaaataatgccactttaatcacactatcttacattactcatataatatgtatatactgtattttataccatctatagCACCTTGACTATGCCActcagccatcgctcatccatatatatttatatgtagacattctcattcacccctttagatttgtgtgtattaggtagttgttagatattactgcactgtcggaactagaagcacaagcatttcgctacacttgcatgatctgctaaccatgtgtatgtgaccaatacaatttgatttgtatgATGAAGTATTCAGTACTAGATAAACATGACACAATGTTGTGGAAAATATAGAAAATAAATCAATGTGATCATAAAACCATCATGTATCTTGAGTCATGACTGTCGCAACATTATATGGAATCAGGTGAATCGTTTTGAAAAAAATAAACAGATCCTACACACACTACATTCCAAATACCCTTAGTATATTCTGAGCAGTGCCTATGCTAGAGATAAGCTATTTTCAGACATGCAGTAGAACTAAATTCCTCTGAGAACGTTTTCAGTATACCATTGTGAATGTCTCTTTAGTAAATTCAGTTGAAACAATAAGCTGTCCGTTTTAGGATTCCGAACCGAAGTACTGCAATTTTTTTTATAATTATGTGATGTCCATTGAAGATTTTTTCAGTCCAATCCATAGATGCATTCCTGGTCTTCATCCTAATTTATGGAAAAGGTACACTGCCGGAACTTCATACCATCTGGATTCATACGCCGATTTTATGATCAGGATTTGTTCTTTCCTTTTAtgaaatacaatacattatagtTGTATGAAGTTGTTTTAAGATTGTTTctaatatacacatatatatatatataacggaCTTCACTTTGATAATTTGATAAAGACCATATGGTATCTATTTTATTCCTACATGCGGAAGGATAGAGTTGCCACATAATTGTAATTCGGTCTATTACAGTGCGACGCCATCTTAAACCCAATGATTCAACAGCAGTAACCAAGTTGTTCCTTGACTGCTGAGGGGCTAGTCGAAGGACTCGCTTGTGATTGTAATTTTaacgtatttttttattttttttctcccTACGAGGCGTTGGTTTTATCCACCTAAACGCGAGGAGACCGATTTGTGGCTTTTGACAAGGGTAGGCATCTTCgtaattttttatatatatattttatttggaTTTGACATCGAATGTATGCGTTGTATTTGGttggtagctagctaagttagctagttTGTAGGTAAATGTTTCCCGCAGTCCAAAGGCGGTGGCAAGCAATCTGAATATCAGCGCGTCGTGATCACGACAACTGGAGTCGTACAGAATTAATTGGAATTCACAAGTACAGTTTTATCAGAAACGAATTGAATTCATTTTTAGCCAGCTAGCCATGGTGGTAGCAGGCTGCGCCATGGCCCGGACACTCCCCGCTAGCTAGCGTTTGCTAGCTGCCGAAAACGAGGTGATTTGCTAGCTAGGTCAACATTCCGGCGCTTTGACTCATGTTAGTGGTCGTGAGAAACAACTGTCTAGTTAGCAACTATTGATACAGCTGACTGGAACGTTTTGCCCTGTTACTTTTCAATTGGCTTGAACTGGGAGACATTTAAGTAACGTTAGCAAGCTAGTTAAGACTAATGATGGGGAGAATTTTTCAATCAAGCAGCTAACGTTGGCTGGCTAACTAGATAATAGTAAGAGGTTCCATTTTTGCTAGTGTCACTAGCTACGTCGAAATGGATGGCAATAGCGCAAACACTATCCCACGTCCAACAGTAACTTTAAATTCATCAACTGATTTTATTGTAAATAAAGTAACATCATTTCCATGTAAGATGCCCATTGTAACTAAGTGGATTTGTTAGCTAACATTATCAAAGTCAACTAATATTGTTTAATTTCGTCAAACGTGATAGCTGTCAATACATCAAGTTTTGTTTTAGCAACTGGGTAAAACTGTTTTACTGGACGTCAAGTTAAACAAAGACCGACAAATTCCTTAGCGGTTGTGATTTGAGAGGAAGTTGAGGAGGAGCTTGACTGAAATTTGAGTCGTTGTTGCTCATCGGAAATTCGGGTAGACTGAAGTGGACTTGGTTGTATGTGGGGGTGGGGAGCTAGCTCGCTGGTGGAAGATTTTTCTGCTCTTGCCACCAATTTCTAGTGAAACACAGCGGAACTACTCCGGAAATACCCCTTACAGAACCCAACGTTGTTTAATCGGGATCATCTCATCTTGATATTTGGAAGAAACGTGCATAATGTATTTTCCTTGGACATTGTAACGTATCTTGTTTGTTAGCATACAAAATATTGACGATACAATAACGTTGCCACGGATATTGCCGTGATTCATCTACCCACTAACATTTGCATACTTTCCCGGAGGGTTGGTGGCTTGCTAAATCACAGTACGTTATCGAAACTTCGGTCTTGAACAAGGTATGACACATACCTCTGTGAATTCATTGTTTCTGAGAATGAAATTGAGGTTTTAGAATTTGGTGCCGTATTTTTCTTAGACTTTTACAGTAGACGGATGCTGTGAAAGTTGCAGAAAGCAAGGGTATGATTCATGATTGGTTTAATGTCTAGCGCAGTTAATAAGAAACCAAGTCTCAAGTCAAAGTCAGAGAAAACAGTTACATTCGTTGCAAGAGTTCCAGTCTATTTGCTTGGATTTTTACTACAGTCAATGACGAGTAGTAGCCAAATACAGTAAACAAGAGTTGTTTGCTGAGATAATGTTCTTGTTTGACATTGTCATGTATTTTCTTTAAAATCATCTTTATTGATTGGTGGTTAGTTACAATCTTAGCTGCAATTGAATGGCTAAAGGCTCTAAAATAATTTGGCCATGGTACTATGTATGCACAGTAGGCCAAACTGTGGACCAGGAATTAGTAGTTGTGACTGCTGACCGTGTACATTGCTCTGAGGGGGAGAGATTGTGGTCTCAAATTCAGCTCACAATACAGCAGTTACCAAGCTTTCTCTGGTAGTTTCTCTGACAGCCACGTTCACATGTTGCTACATTTAACCTCCATTTAACTTTGCGGTTGTCTATTTAAACAGACATATGGTTAGGGAACTCAAGATTATACAGCTTGGAAATGTTCATTTGTTTTGCTTATGATATCCTCTAAATTTCTCAATTGCTTTCCATATGTTTACCATTATGTCGGTAGGCTCGGTTGTATCCTAGATGGGCAACCTTTGCAAATTCATATATGTTCCTCGAACTATCGCTCTTCTGGTGCTCTAGGAATCCATGTCCCTTGAAACAGCCTATTAGGTCCCAGTGTCTTTAGCCCAGGGCAATATGGTAGTGTTTCCAGTCAGACTCCCTCCACCACAGATGTCTGCTGTTTTGACTACTAGCCTCTTAGTGCATGCATTGCAAGCAGATGTGCTGAATAATCTCCATAGAAACTGTGAGTGACTATTAAACATGGGTATGAGGACAAGTATCCCACCATAGCCCCTTAAAGTGCAGCCTCCTAATCTGTGATTCATACTGCTCTTTACAGTTTAAATTGAAGCAATTGCCAGGGATGGTTTTGGATATTGATTGGTTTGCTGCAGTTTATGAAACTTACTCATTGTCTGCTGCTGGGTTCTGATAATGACCCAAATTGGGTAGTGAGCAAAGCTGTTTTCCCATCTGACTCTGTCAGTGTAGCTACTGCTCTGCATGTGGGTTTTAACTTGCCCACCAGAGGGTCTGGTGATACTGGGAGatcctgtttttttttgtgtgtgggggTACTGTAGTAGAAATTACTAACTTGAATGGATTTCATTACCTTCTTGTATAAACTAAAACACAGTTGTGATGGTATCTCTGCTAATGCTGCAGCAAGGTGTTTTGTTGGGCTGGGAGGATACCAGTGTCGCAAAATAAAAATGTTAATTTCAAATAACAAAGCACAAGTTTCAGTCCTTAAAAGTAcgtaaaatattgtgtgctatagcttggaaaatactTTTGACTTTGGGTGACATTTGTTTCCAACATTATGGCTGTTTTCCTAAATATTGAATCCGCTTCCTATTtagtttccttgccacgatacttGTATTGTGATACTGGTATCCTCATGGCCCTAGTGTTTTGCATTGGACCTGTCTGAGGGATCATGTTACGTTCATAGATTTGTTTTTACATCACTGTCACTTGTGAAGCTAAAGGATTTTGATAGCGCCATATTCCCTACAGTGCTTTTTAGTTAGTTTGTCTTATTTAAACATTTGTTTGTAGTAAATATTTCAGGTTTTATTTTGAGTGTCTGAAATGTggtgtataaataaagcttgatttccTCTTCTAGAGCCCAGAATATAGGGTCTAACAGAACTCTCTTTGGTATTCTTGTTTATTACTCCAAAGGACTGTACTTAACAGATTGGTAGCATATCCTCAAATGAAGACTGTCATTTTTTTGTTGCTCTCTTTGAAGTCCCCCCCCATTCCCCACTGTTTTTATTTGGCCTCCATTCGTTTAGCTGCCAAGTTAATGCTTCATACATTTAGCCACCAAGTTAGCAGTTCATTTGATGTCTAGGTAATGCAGCCCTGAttctgtttttttccctctgCTGGAATTTAGCTGGTCCAATGAAAAGGTTGCTTTGTGCTATTTGTTTTGGCATGAGCTGAGGTGGAAACGACTATGAATGAACTTTGCTGTTCTGTTACTTTCAGATCTGGAAGCTGTGCAGGCTGTGGGTTTTGAAAGTAACATGGCTTCCCAGTGTAAGTATTCAGCTTTTAGAATAACTTAAACATGGCTACCACTGATTTAATTCAACGGTCTTCCCCTCTGGTTGAACAGCCTCCAAGTAACCTAACGCTGGTTGTTTTCTAATGTCTAGCTGATCTGATGGAGCTGGACATGGCCATGGAGCCTGACCGGAAGGCTGCAGTGAGCCACTGGCAGCAGCAGTCCTACCTGGACTCTGGTATCCACTCAGGGGCTACCACCACCGCCCCCTCCCTGAGTGGGAAGGGCAAcccagaggaggaggatgtggataACCAGGTGCTGTACGAGTGGGAGCAGGGCTTCTCTCAGTCCTTCACACAAGACCAAGtgtcaggtaaaaaaaaaatacactacaataccatgGGAATGCTTGACTGGGATTTTGAACATGTCACATGGTATGAAGTTAATGGATAGTAGTTAGTACTTTATTATACTGACAAACCTCAGCTTTGGCTCCTTTAGAGGAATCTGGCCACCATCTTAGAGAAGTGGCTCTgacctaacctctcctccagacaTTGACGGGCAGTATGCCATGACCAGAGCCCAGAGGGTGCGTGCGGCCATGTTTCCAGAGACCCTGGACGAGGGCATGCAGCTCCCCTCCACCCAGTTTGATGGGGCCCACCCCACCAACGTGCAGCGGCTGGCTGAGCCCTCTCAGATGCTGAAGCATGCCGTGGTGAACCTCATCAACTATCAGGATGACGCCGAGCTGGCCACGCGTGCCATCCCTGAGCTGACCAAACTACTCAACGATGAGGACCAGGTGCATACAGCTAACCACAACTGGCCCGCTTTGGTCCCCAACCAACTAAGAAATGCACCTGACTTAATGGTGTTAGGTTGTATAGAGTTCTGTCCTGACCTCTTCTCCTGTCTTCATTCCTCCAGGTGGTGGTGAACAAGGCTGCAGTGATGGTGCACCAGTTGTCCAAGAAGGAGGCTAGCCGCCACGCCATCATGCGCTCCCCCCAGATGGTGTCGGCAATCGTGCGCACCATGCAGAACACCAACGATGTGGAGACAGCCCGCTGCACCGCCGGCACCCTGCACAACCTGTCCACCACAGAGAGGGTCTGCTGGCCATCTTCAAGTCCGGGGGCATCCCCGCCCTTGTCAAAATGCTTGGGTATGTCGGTCAGCCCCTGGACTGTAACCTGACCGGTCTCTTGAGTTTCTAAGGAAGTTGTTTTAAGATGAACTGCACAGAATCACTGATCTCATGAACTGTTCATTATGTGGTCAAGATTAGAGGTTGTGTGCAGCGTCTTGCTCTAACTCAGTATATTCcaaactgccccccccccctttttttttgttgctctagCGCTTCACAGCTGAGTCAGATAACCAACTCGTCAAAGCTTTGATTATTTTATCAGCTGTCGTTaaggcaaaaaccaaaatgtgcaccctctcttggggtccccaggactgaGTTGGGGAGGAAATGCTGCTCTAACTGTTGCCCCCTCAAACATGGGGGGTACAGTTAGCTAGTTTCTCTGCCATGTAGTTACCTTCCTGTGTGTTCAGTTAGCCTTTGGTACCTTCCAACCTAAAACTGTCTCCTCAGGTCCCCAGTGGACTCAGTGCTGTTCTACGCCATCACCACCCTACACAACCTGCTGCTCCACCAGGAGGGTGCCAAGATGGCCGTGCGTCTCTGGCCGGGGGCCTGCAGAAAATGGTGGCCCTGCTCAACAAGACAAATGTCAAATTCCTCGCCATCACAACAGATTGCCTTCAGATTCTTGCCTACGGCAACCAAGAGAGCAAGGTAAGGAATTGAAATGAAAATCAGTTTCATTTACTGATCTCTTGGTTTTAGACATCTTTGATGCTTCGCTCTGTCCCTTAATTAGGGCATTAATTGTGATCCATCTTGGTGTATTTTAAACATCTTTGATGCTACCCATCCCCAGCTTATCATCCTGGCCAGCGGTGGGCCCCAGGCCCTGGTCAACATCATGAGGACATACACATATGAAAAGCTGTTGTGGACTACCAGTAGAGTTCTCAAAGTGCTCTCTGTCTGCTCCAGCAACAAGCCTGCAATCGTAGAGGCTGGTAAgtactacctttttatttatgGACCTTATTGATATATCTAAATAAAAATGCATATTTTAAAGTGTGTTCTTGCTCACTTTAGTTCAGTTGGCTCTCCACTGATACTCACAGTGAGCTGGGCTAAAGGCTGTGTGTTTCTCCAGGTGGTATGCAGGCTCTTGGGCTTCACCTCACAGACCCCAGTCAGAGACTAGTCCAGAACTGCCTGTGGACCCTCAGGAACCTGTCAGACGCTGCCACCAAACAGGTGAGGAGCCGTCCCCCACTAGCACACCTCTGTTCCTCTTTCCTACACCTTTCCTACCTGAATTCTTCCTACATAAgagctctctttctgtctccctgcctTTTTCCATGGAGAAGACGACCTTAGCTGAAGTAGATGTGATGCAGGTAAAAGTAGTCCTTCCTGCCTttctgtgttggagctgtggcTAGTCAGAGCCCACTTCATCTACAGCCCAGCTCATCGTACCCTTACAGTTCAGCTGACTTACTAAAGGCTCATTAGAGTAAAGCGTTAAACCCACCTGAAGAAGAGGAATTAGTGTAAGCATCTCTCTGAGAAGAAGCGATCAGTGTAGGGCTGTCTGGTGGTTAGCTGTGTTGGTCTGGATGAGACATGCCGGTGTATTCCTTTCCTCTAACAGGAGGGTATGGAAGGTCTGCTGGGGACCCTGGTCCAGCTCCTGGGCTCTGATGACATCAACGTGGTGACGTGTGCTGCTGGCATACTGTCCAACCTCACCTGCAACAACTACAAGAACAAGATGATGGTGTGTCAGGTTGGGGGGATTGAGGCGCTGGTCCGTACCGTGCTGCGTGCCGGAGACCGCGAGGACATCACTGAGCCGGCCATCTGCGCCCTGCGCCACCTCACCAGCCGCCACCAGGATGCTGAGATGGCCCAGAATGCTGTGCGGCTTCACTACGGCCTGCCTGTGGTGGTCAAGCTGCTGCATCCCCCCTCCCACTGGCCCCTCATCAAGGTAATGTTTGTTTTATGAAAATGGGATGGGGCCAATCAACATTTGTTTCCACATCGGTGCAAGTTAGTAGCAGAACCTTCATTTGTAGACTGAGTTCCCTGACTTGGAAATGAGTACTTGTTTATTTAAATGAATGAAATGGTTTAAATGTGATCTCTTCCTTCCAGGCCACTGTGGGCCTAATCCGTAACCTGGCTCTGTGTCCAGCCAACCATGCCCCTCTGCGTGAGCAGGGGGCCATCCCCAGACTGGTGCAGCTGCTGGTCAGAGCCCACCAGGACACCCAGAGACGCACCTCCATGGGAGGCACCCAGCAGCAGTTTGTGGTAAGACACACAAGCGTAACATACACCTCCACACAGTGCATCTGTCTCCCAATAAGCACAGTTTCCTCAATGCTCTCTGTAGTCTCTGAACTAACGGTTGTCCTGCACCACAGGAGGGAGTTCGTATGGAGGAGATTGTGGAGGGCTGTACTGGAGCTCTGCACATCTTGGCTAGAGATGTCCACAACAGAATCGTCATCAGAGGACTCAACACCATTCCACTCTTTGTCCAGGTAAGACCTCTAAGCAACTTAAATGTACTGCTCCTCACAACTACAGAATTTGGATTTTTCTCTTTCCAATTTGAACTACACAGCTTATTTTATTTATATAAGTCATCTGATCTTTGCAACTCCTGtaccttcctcctctcttgtTGCTGCAGCTGTTGTATTCTCCAATTGAGAACATTCAGCGTGTGGCTGCAGGAGTTCTGTGTGAGTTGGCTCAGGACAAGGAGGCAGCGGAGGCCATCGAGGCTGAGGGCGCCACCGCCCCCCTCACAGAGCTGCTTCACTCCAGAAACGAGGGCGTGGGTGAGTTAACAGGCCTCGGTCCACAACCAGCTCTGTTGGCGCCTCAGAACTCTTTTGATTGTTAAGCCCACAAATAAATGCAAATGGCTGCCATTCTAGAGCTATGCAGGTCTGTCAGTCATGGGAATTCTAGAATATCTATGGTTTAGGCCTCTGTCCAGAAGGATCTGTCTAGCTAGCCGTTGGTGCATTACTTTCTATAGATGGTTAAGTGAGACGACTCAACCCTGTTTGTTCTCTCCTCAGCCACCTATGCTGCTGCTGTTCTGTTCCGTATGTCTGAAGACAAGCCCCAGGACTATAAGAAGCGTCTGTCTGTGGAGCTCACCAGCTCCCTGTTCAGGACGGAGCCTATGACCTGGAACGAGGTGCGCTGCTGTTCAGTCACTTCTGTCtgctgcgtctcaaatggcacgcggcttatgggccctggtcaaaagtcgtgcactataaagggaatagggtgccaattgggaagCAGCCTGGGAGACATGCCAAATTACGTGAAGTGTCATACTTTAAAGTATTAGATGTGCTTGGATCTGGAGCCAGGATTCTGTATTTACTAAGGAAGTGTCTTGTGTTCATGGCCCATGACACAACTTCTGGGCAGAACACCTCAGGGCTGTTAGTGATCACTGTCTGACGTGACCCTCGTTCCTGATGTTGTTCTCTTGGTCCTTCTCTCTTTAGACAGGAGATCTGGGCCTGGACATCGGCGCTCAGGGAGATGCCCTGGGCTACCGTCAGGAAGGTAAGCACTGTCTCATTGTGCCTTGTCCTGGTGTGCAGCTCTCAAACTGCTGCTCACATAACAGCCCAGCTCTCAGCCAGCACCTGGGCTCCTCCAGCAGCAACCCCCTCACACTAACACTCCCGGCCCCactgtgctagctagctaaagcttgCAACTGGCCAGCAGCACAGCTGTCCACATTAGCTTTGAGACCAAGTAGTTTGGATTTGTAGTGGCTTTGTCTGGATTGGTACTGTGATTGGCTGAGAATTATGATTGGATGTTTTGATCCTACTACTGTGTGGTGCTTGTGTTAATAAGCTctaacaagtgtgtgtgtgtgctccctcCATCACTTCCATTGGCAGACCCTAGCTATCGCTCCTTCCACTCTGGGGGATATGGGCAGGACTCCATGGGTATGGACTCCATGATGGACCATGACATGGGTGCCCACCACCCCGGCCCTGAATACCCAGTCGACGGGCTGCCCGACCTGGGCCACGCCCAAGACTTGATCGATGGGCTTCCCCCAGGCGACAGCAATCAGTTGGCTTGGTTTGATACTGACCTGTAAATAGACTACTTTTTAGGTAAGGAGCTGTGTTTGGCGGTGACAGGCTGGTGCATGCTGGGACTTCTACTACTGTGGCTGACGTTTCTAACTCTACTCTTCTAGCTTCTCTTCATGCTCTGTGGTCCCATAGTAATGCTGGTGCCTCTCCTCTCCGCTTCTCCAGGTGTATCGTCTGATCTGAATGAACCTGCATTGTGATTTGGCTGGAAAGTTGCTGGGAGGTTTTTGAAAGTGGGCTAGTATCTCAGAAAGTGCCTGACACACTACTGAAAGCTGAGTTTCCTATGGGAACACGTGGAGTGGAAGTAAAACTTTGTTCTGGTCTTTTGTGGGAGTTAAAACTGCGTTAAAGGAATTCCTGGAGTGGGTTACTCAAAGAATGACGCTGAAGAGTGGATCTAAAGATGGAATTTAAAACCCTGGTctgtatttttttacattttattttgtatGATTCTTCAGTCTGTAATGGTACTGATATAGCTTGTTATTATACTCTCCTGTCTTTTCTGCACTCATTTGTATCCATTTTAAGTCTCTCGTAGTGATAAGTTATAGTGGTAATGCTCCAATTAAAATGATATGGTGTAGAACACTAATAATCAGTTGAATTGTATTCTGATCAAGTGTAACATTGTGTAGCTTTTGTATAAAACCAAGAATTGGAAATGGTCCAAATATTTTCTTGCTTTAAGTGTGCACTGTTTGTAGTGTCACAACTGTTCCAAAGGGTCTGTGGGGGGGCAGCAGTTTCTTTTTTTAATGTCTTTTAGTTGATAGCTGTTCAAGGAGGTGAGAAGAATCCCTAATTATTGTAGCCTGCTGTGCTTATTGGAGACATGGTCATGACATGGCTAAACAATAAAAATGGACCTTAATTTCAGCTCTGTCTTGGTGGTTTATGGAACTGACTCGTTTTCAGGTCCTTAGGCTACATGGGGGGCAAATGTGTCCTTTGTTTGTacatcctttaaaaaaaaactaaagtaTTGTAAAGTGATATTAGAATGGAACGCAAAACCACAATGGATGCCAGTTTTATTATAAAGCTATAGAGCAAGGCACCATAATGGAGACACGGTTTAGGTTGCTGATCACTGATGTGAATTATGGTCCTTCTCGAAGCCAATCCATTGTTGCTGATGAATCAACATTCTAGAATCCAATCCCTGTCAGGATCTCCACTGCCAGTGAAACCACAGCAACATCAGCATGGGACCTGGGAAGAGATGAGGACAATGGACAGATGTGAagatctcttctcctccccaaccTGTTGTGTCCCTCAGTTTTCCTCCCTAAACCATTACATGGAGCCAGTTAAACTCATTCCTGTTAATTCCATCAGCAGAGCACTCCATTGAACTAGGCTTTGAAAAATAGACATACTTCTTGTAGCCTAATTTCAAACACTGCTCTCATTTCTCCCATCTTCAAAAGGCCACATTTTTAATTTGGCTACTTGTAGTAGTTGACTGACTTGCCCAATACTGTAGAGTCCTATGTCAACTTTCAAGAGTTGGACAAACTATGCACTTCCAGTCCTCTCCTGACTGTCACACTGtggcaatcagcagtagaaatgaagccccccccccccggttCAGTAAAAAGCTGACGGTTGAGGCAGGAGAAATGTAATCACTCAAATTCAGTGCTATTGCTGTAAGAATTGACATCAAAATGAACAATTTTGAGGCTAGTGTTTTTACAGTAAAGTgtttattttgggttctgatggggtagaacaaagctcatgaggcatattcaaatgtatgtagcaactgctgattgcccctttaagaatCAAAAGAAACTAAATTCCCCATGGTTGCCATGGTGAGTGAGGTGGTGACGTAGTCCAGCAGTCACACATGGAGAGAAGTTTGGAATTTCACAGCCACTTTGCCCCAAACCCCAATATTGTCCAAAGCTCTGCTTCATAAGCCTGGCTTGGCAACTTCAAAGGGATTGTTTTTCCAtttgaggaagggagagagggaggcctcTAGCAGCCCAACAATGGGCCACTATCCCCAGTTCGAGACGCAACGGGCTCAAGGAATCTTTCATCGCACAACCCTGCCTTGGCCTCCCACATGAATGGATCAAAGCAGAGCCCTGAGGACAAAGCTGGAGTTCAGAGATcagaggagactggagagagtctGAATACACACCTGGCAGAATGACTCAGTCTCTGAAGAACATGGACCAGCTCTTGACCCTCAGCCGAGCTGTACCACAAACTGTCTGTAGTAGCTGGGATCTGGGAAAAAACAAAGACAGAATGACCAAGTACACACTACAAAAACAATGGATCAGGTTTCACAACTCATATAGCCTTGGGGTTATATTTCTATAGGATGTAGCCAGGCATAGTTACTACTGAACGAACAGACCACTCACTGGAGCCTTAAAAGCTAGCCTACATTGGAGCACACACAAAATGGAGGCAGATAAAGGAGGAATGTCTGTGCTAATGGAA carries:
- the LOC115117213 gene encoding LOW QUALITY PROTEIN: catenin beta-1-like (The sequence of the model RefSeq protein was modified relative to this genomic sequence to represent the inferred CDS: inserted 1 base in 1 codon; deleted 2 bases in 1 codon), translating into MASQSDLMELDMAMEPDRKAAVSHWQQQSYLDSGIHSGATTTAPSLSGKGNPEEEDVDNQVLYEWEQGFSQSFTQDQVSDIDGQYAMTRAQRVRAAMFPETLDEGMQLPSTQFDGAHPTNVQRLAEPSQMLKHAVVNLINYQDDAELATRAIPELTKLLNDEDQVVVNKAAVMVHQLSKKEASRHAIMRSPQMVSAIVRTMQNTNDVETARCTAGTLHNLXHHREGLLAIFKSGGIPALVKMLGSPVDSVLFYAITTLHNLLLHQEGAKMAVRLAGGLQKMVALLNKTNVKFLAITTDCLQILAYGNQESKLIILASGGPQALVNIMRTYTYEKLLWTTSRVLKVLSVCSSNKPAIVEAGGMQALGLHLTDPSQRLVQNCLWTLRNLSDAATKQTTLAEVDVMQEGMEGLLGTLVQLLGSDDINVVTCAAGILSNLTCNNYKNKMMVCQVGGIEALVRTVLRAGDREDITEPAICALRHLTSRHQDAEMAQNAVRLHYGLPVVVKLLHPPSHWPLIKATVGLIRNLALCPANHAPLREQGAIPRLVQLLVRAHQDTQRRTSMGGTQQQFVEGVRMEEIVEGCTGALHILARDVHNRIVIRGLNTIPLFVQLLYSPIENIQRVAAGVLCELAQDKEAAEAIEAEGATAPLTELLHSRNEGVATYAAAVLFRMSEDKPQDYKKRLSVELTSSLFRTEPMTWNETGDLGLDIGAQGDALGYRQEDPSYRSFHSGGYGQDSMGMDSMMDHDMGAHHPGPEYPVDGLPDLGHAQDLIDGLPPGDSNQLAWFDTDL